One stretch of Segatella copri DNA includes these proteins:
- a CDS encoding type II toxin-antitoxin system RelE/ParE family toxin: protein MEIEWSLLASRQLNDVLDFVATEYGSITARKVFDKFDANVNSLLRNPNRGILDSDLSDSQFTVRHLQLFPNVLYYVVKGDSIIISAVMHYKQSPQTVYKTVMQSLERYR from the coding sequence ATGGAAATAGAATGGTCACTGCTTGCTTCAAGACAATTGAACGATGTTTTAGATTTTGTAGCAACAGAATATGGTTCTATAACAGCAAGAAAAGTGTTTGATAAGTTCGATGCTAATGTTAATAGTTTACTGAGAAATCCAAATCGTGGCATATTAGATTCTGATTTGTCAGATTCTCAATTTACAGTTAGACATTTGCAGCTATTCCCTAATGTGCTCTATTATGTAGTGAAAGGTGATTCCATAATAATTTCAGCCGTAATGCATTATAAGCAGTCTCCTCAAACTGTGTATAAAACAGTTATGCAATCATTAGAAAGGTATAGATAG
- a CDS encoding DUF3791 domain-containing protein, with protein MDKEKQGKAVFVSFCIEQYAKAKNMSTEDVVNLFEQYGIAEHFCEFYEVLHTQGGQWLIEEIDKMINERRK; from the coding sequence ATGGATAAAGAAAAACAAGGCAAGGCTGTATTTGTGTCATTCTGCATAGAACAATATGCTAAGGCAAAGAATATGTCTACAGAAGATGTAGTGAATTTGTTTGAACAGTATGGCATAGCTGAGCATTTCTGTGAATTCTATGAAGTGCTTCATACACAAGGTGGTCAGTGGCTGATAGAAGAAATTGACAAAATGATAAACGAAAGAAGAAAATGA
- a CDS encoding DUF3990 domain-containing protein: MSKIYHGSIEEVRNPEIRQPNRSLDYGFGFYTTTSYEQAKKWVERRMKDKGVAVGYINIYELDDNALKNMKSLFFEKPTEEWVNFVMRNRTDRQFIHDYDVVYGPVANDSVYTQFALYEGGIISLPTLIKELKTYKLVDQYLFHTEKSLLAIKFVESEIIQL, encoded by the coding sequence ATGAGCAAAATATATCATGGAAGTATTGAGGAAGTTAGAAATCCGGAAATACGTCAACCTAACCGTTCTCTTGACTATGGGTTCGGTTTCTATACAACAACTTCTTACGAACAGGCAAAGAAATGGGTAGAGAGAAGAATGAAAGATAAGGGAGTAGCTGTCGGATACATAAATATCTACGAGTTGGATGATAACGCTCTAAAGAATATGAAATCACTCTTCTTCGAAAAACCAACAGAAGAATGGGTGAATTTTGTTATGAGGAATCGTACAGATAGACAATTTATCCACGATTATGATGTTGTGTATGGGCCTGTAGCAAACGATAGCGTTTACACCCAATTCGCACTCTATGAAGGCGGCATCATCAGTTTGCCTACTCTCATTAAAGAGTTGAAAACTTATAAATTAGTTGACCAGTATCTTTTCCATACAGAGAAGTCACTGCTTGCCATTAAATTTGTTGAATCAGAAATCATACAGTTATGA
- a CDS encoding carcinine hydrolase/isopenicillin-N N-acyltransferase family protein: MKKNITFNSKHIQWFLFLCLSFSITFCMFLLSSCSDDDHGEVNNQAHYQDVPASLLTDAKKLEMVRSIQDLKDGRFFYLDYTEDYKLSTISGYNLTDNTQLIGAVLKTLCDKTPSWLKAKVKLDAGCSAFAVTTPDTGDYLMGRNFDYSHDNEPIAAALVRTAPEGGLKSISMVDAYWIGYRQDLWHYILYNKEQFEKHKTQDLSYIMAFPYLLMDGMNEAGFAVSVLHLDGKPTQQASTGKKLTTTLALRMMLDHARTVDEALKILDGYDLWIPDNDGNYHFYMADATGRYAIVEFVYDKDHQSKIYIDDEYTGEDGKTHFKYPDVLPNTREVIEKRYASNFYVSETMACSDKGPKLSNHGKTRYDMMEFVIKQNSNQLSEEGAMNLLNGVSQAETPGNPTSHTQWSVVYNLSQRKATVCVNRDYKNKFTFYAK, translated from the coding sequence ATGAAAAAGAATATCACTTTCAACAGTAAGCACATACAATGGTTTCTGTTTTTATGCTTAAGTTTCAGCATCACATTCTGTATGTTTCTGCTATCTTCGTGCAGCGATGATGACCATGGAGAAGTAAACAATCAGGCACACTATCAGGACGTACCAGCCAGTCTGCTGACCGATGCCAAGAAACTGGAGATGGTCCGGTCCATCCAGGACTTGAAAGACGGAAGATTCTTCTATCTTGACTATACGGAGGATTACAAACTCTCTACCATATCAGGCTATAATCTTACCGACAACACCCAACTGATTGGTGCCGTATTGAAAACCCTCTGCGACAAAACACCATCCTGGCTCAAGGCAAAAGTCAAGCTGGATGCCGGCTGCAGTGCCTTTGCTGTTACGACACCAGATACTGGTGATTATCTGATGGGGCGCAACTTTGACTACTCTCACGATAATGAACCGATTGCAGCAGCCCTGGTTCGCACGGCTCCAGAAGGTGGACTGAAATCCATCAGCATGGTGGATGCCTACTGGATAGGTTACCGGCAGGATCTCTGGCATTACATTCTATATAACAAGGAACAGTTTGAGAAACATAAGACGCAAGACCTTTCCTATATCATGGCATTCCCATATCTTCTGATGGACGGCATGAACGAGGCAGGCTTTGCCGTATCCGTACTCCATCTCGACGGCAAGCCAACCCAGCAGGCAAGCACGGGCAAGAAACTGACTACAACCCTGGCCTTACGCATGATGCTGGATCATGCAAGAACGGTAGATGAAGCTCTCAAGATTCTGGACGGATATGACCTCTGGATACCGGATAATGACGGCAACTATCATTTCTACATGGCAGATGCCACGGGCCGTTATGCCATCGTAGAATTCGTATATGACAAGGATCACCAAAGCAAGATTTACATCGACGATGAATATACGGGTGAAGACGGAAAGACTCATTTCAAATATCCTGACGTATTGCCAAACACCCGCGAGGTGATAGAAAAGCGCTATGCCAGCAACTTCTATGTATCTGAAACCATGGCATGTTCAGATAAAGGTCCGAAACTCTCGAACCACGGCAAGACCCGCTACGACATGATGGAATTCGTCATCAAGCAGAACAGTAACCAGTTGTCAGAGGAAGGAGCCATGAATCTGCTCAATGGTGTGAGTCAGGCAGAAACTCCAGGCAATCCAACGAGCCATACCCAGTGGTCGGTGGTATACAATCTCTCCCAGCGCAAGGCAACCGTCTGCGTGAACAGAGATTACAAGAACAAGTTTACGTTCTATGCAAAATAA
- a CDS encoding helix-turn-helix transcriptional regulator encodes MKEKNAKKSKIHQLGFSFLKRESNYLDRQRQAILVCFSVMLSLGILSNILGLSGAFDSFFTVSNIVFLIVVLSSFMAYLFGKIPMVRAIVCIAIATQCFIGADILYSAFMPTLKDNRMVILINMLILSGNMFFSLAAYQARLTRWLVGIAFGVYILSVIVTGDESLMDYFFMMMLILLFISVLSLAVARNGEYLVNANRTLQRDEEELLQVLKINKKQIKAYVALAKERHDVKLTAHLLDLLGEASQKNVIDNVMQYLQTRELSKQNIERVFPELSASEQEICYLILQNRKLSEICTLLNKSESNITTQRANIRKKLGMGSADNLKKVLEKRIAESQ; translated from the coding sequence ATGAAAGAAAAGAACGCAAAGAAATCTAAGATACATCAGTTAGGGTTCTCTTTCCTGAAGAGAGAATCTAATTACTTGGACCGCCAACGTCAAGCTATCCTTGTGTGTTTCTCCGTGATGCTCTCTTTGGGCATCCTGTCAAATATCCTGGGCTTGTCTGGAGCCTTTGATTCGTTTTTTACCGTGTCTAACATCGTTTTTCTGATTGTCGTGTTATCCTCCTTCATGGCTTATCTCTTCGGGAAAATCCCAATGGTGAGGGCTATCGTTTGTATCGCTATCGCCACCCAGTGCTTTATCGGAGCTGATATCCTCTATAGTGCCTTTATGCCTACGCTGAAAGATAACAGAATGGTGATTCTCATCAATATGCTTATCCTTTCAGGCAACATGTTTTTCTCGCTGGCGGCTTATCAGGCGCGTCTCACACGCTGGCTGGTGGGAATAGCTTTTGGGGTTTATATATTGAGTGTGATTGTAACGGGGGATGAATCGCTCATGGATTATTTCTTCATGATGATGCTCATATTGCTTTTTATCAGCGTGCTGAGTCTGGCTGTTGCCAGAAACGGTGAGTATCTTGTCAATGCGAACAGAACGTTGCAGCGTGATGAGGAAGAACTGCTCCAGGTGCTGAAGATAAACAAAAAGCAGATTAAGGCATACGTGGCTCTGGCGAAGGAAAGGCATGATGTTAAACTTACCGCGCATTTGCTGGATCTTCTGGGTGAGGCTTCGCAGAAGAATGTAATAGACAATGTGATGCAATATCTCCAGACCCGCGAATTGAGCAAACAGAACATAGAACGCGTCTTTCCCGAGTTGAGTGCCTCTGAACAGGAAATCTGTTACCTTATCCTGCAGAACAGAAAGCTGAGTGAGATTTGCACGCTGCTCAACAAGTCGGAATCGAACATCACTACCCAGCGGGCCAACATCAGAAAGAAGTTGGGAATGGGCTCTGCTGATAACCTGAAGAAGGTTCTGGAGAAGCGCATAGCTGAAAGCCAGTAG
- a CDS encoding TolC family protein translates to MKKIIILCFALGAFHTLDAQETLTLSQCLQMAVDNNLSLQSSRNEIAKGKYAISENQAKLYPQINAVAQLNDNFTPPVSVTDGSAYGKPYNVTKTLQYNASAGVQLQMPLYNQMILTAIDITKIADKLNQLSYEKAREDLIVQTAKMYYMAQNTSEQIRLTDDNIKRLVELRNITQAFYDNQMSLEVDLKRVNLNIENLTVQRDNAIAMLEQQYTMLKYVIDYPAEKEMKVTAVDPGKIEMVKADGLDTGLYELQLLEQKKQLTKKQTKLAKDGYLPSLSLTGTLMYSAFTDRIDHWIHSGESNHWYGSNGLGIQLRVPVFDGFEKRSKIRKAKIEEENARIGYEDALKGLQANYMNAVSEVNNSQRNYKKQFDNYTMAQDVYNVTADQYKEGVASMTAVLQDEMRMSEAMNNYLTAYYRYKVANLSLLKLTGQLNQISVAK, encoded by the coding sequence ATGAAGAAAATAATCATCTTATGTTTCGCGCTCGGAGCTTTCCATACACTTGACGCACAGGAGACGCTTACGCTCAGCCAGTGCCTGCAGATGGCAGTGGATAATAACCTGTCGCTCCAGAGCAGCCGAAACGAAATAGCTAAGGGAAAGTACGCTATCAGCGAAAATCAGGCTAAACTCTATCCGCAGATCAATGCGGTGGCACAGCTCAACGACAACTTTACGCCGCCTGTTTCGGTTACCGACGGCTCGGCTTACGGCAAGCCTTATAATGTAACCAAGACGTTGCAGTATAATGCATCGGCGGGTGTACAATTGCAGATGCCGCTGTATAACCAGATGATTCTTACCGCCATCGACATCACCAAGATTGCCGATAAGCTCAATCAGCTCTCTTATGAGAAGGCGCGTGAAGACCTCATCGTGCAGACTGCCAAGATGTATTACATGGCGCAGAACACATCTGAGCAGATTCGTCTGACGGATGACAACATCAAGCGACTGGTAGAACTCAGAAACATCACCCAGGCTTTCTATGATAACCAGATGAGTCTGGAGGTCGATCTGAAGCGAGTGAATCTCAATATCGAGAACCTCACCGTGCAGCGCGATAACGCCATCGCCATGCTCGAACAGCAGTATACCATGCTCAAGTATGTGATAGATTATCCTGCCGAGAAGGAGATGAAGGTGACAGCCGTAGATCCGGGAAAGATTGAGATGGTGAAGGCTGACGGACTGGATACGGGACTCTACGAACTCCAGTTGCTGGAACAGAAGAAACAACTCACGAAGAAGCAGACCAAACTAGCCAAGGACGGTTATCTGCCATCGCTCTCGCTGACCGGAACCCTGATGTATTCTGCCTTTACCGATAGGATAGATCACTGGATTCATTCGGGCGAGTCGAACCACTGGTATGGTTCCAATGGTCTGGGCATTCAACTGAGAGTGCCTGTATTCGATGGTTTTGAAAAGCGTTCTAAAATCAGAAAGGCGAAGATAGAGGAGGAGAATGCACGCATAGGTTACGAGGACGCCCTGAAGGGACTGCAAGCAAACTATATGAATGCGGTGAGCGAGGTGAACAACAGTCAGCGCAACTACAAGAAGCAGTTTGATAATTATACCATGGCTCAGGATGTTTACAACGTAACAGCCGACCAGTATAAGGAGGGTGTGGCTTCGATGACAGCGGTGCTGCAGGACGAGATGCGCATGAGTGAGGCGATGAACAATTATCTCACAGCCTACTATCGCTACAAGGTTGCCAATCTCTCGCTGCTCAAGTTGACTGGACAGCTCAACCAGATTTCGGTTGCTAAATAA
- a CDS encoding HlyD family secretion protein, which translates to MEQNENKNVETSEATQVSHEETRKKLKKQRVRQIVASLIGVAILAFGLWKIVCLFLDYNSNETSNDAQIEQYISPVNLRASGYIAKVCFREHQEVHKGDTLLVLDDREYRIRLMEAEAALKDAKAGANVINATEQTTETSASIYQASIDEINVRLAKLAKDCERYRNLVEKKAATPIQLEQLEVEYAATKKKLEGVKKQQAAAYKGVNEVTTRKQNVAASIERAEAAVEMAKLNLSYCVVVAPCDGKLGRRSIEEGQMVNAGTTITYIIPTNNKWVIANYKETQIENLYVGQKVRMTVDAISNKEFEGTVTAISGATGSKYSLVPTDNSAGNFVKIQQRVPVRIDFNNLSKEDNEHLAAGMMVVVKAERK; encoded by the coding sequence ATGGAACAGAACGAAAATAAAAATGTAGAAACATCAGAGGCTACACAGGTATCTCACGAAGAAACCAGGAAGAAACTCAAGAAACAGCGCGTAAGACAGATTGTTGCCAGTCTGATAGGTGTTGCTATCCTGGCTTTCGGACTCTGGAAAATCGTATGCCTCTTCCTCGATTATAACTCTAACGAAACGAGCAATGATGCTCAGATAGAGCAATATATCTCACCGGTTAATCTCCGTGCATCCGGCTATATCGCCAAGGTATGCTTCAGAGAACATCAGGAAGTACACAAGGGAGATACCCTCCTTGTGCTCGACGACCGGGAGTATCGTATCCGTCTGATGGAGGCTGAAGCAGCCCTCAAGGATGCCAAGGCTGGAGCCAATGTCATCAACGCTACAGAGCAGACCACCGAGACATCAGCTTCTATCTATCAGGCATCTATCGATGAAATAAATGTACGACTTGCCAAACTTGCCAAGGACTGCGAACGCTATCGCAACCTGGTAGAAAAGAAGGCAGCTACTCCTATCCAGCTCGAACAGCTGGAGGTGGAATATGCTGCTACCAAGAAGAAACTCGAAGGGGTAAAGAAGCAGCAGGCTGCTGCCTATAAGGGAGTAAACGAGGTAACTACCCGCAAGCAGAATGTGGCTGCCTCCATCGAGCGTGCCGAGGCTGCCGTAGAGATGGCAAAGCTGAATCTCTCTTACTGTGTGGTAGTGGCTCCTTGTGATGGTAAACTGGGTCGCCGCTCTATCGAGGAGGGACAGATGGTGAATGCAGGAACCACCATTACCTACATCATTCCAACCAACAACAAATGGGTGATTGCCAACTATAAGGAAACCCAGATAGAGAATCTCTATGTAGGACAGAAGGTGCGTATGACCGTAGATGCCATCAGTAACAAGGAGTTTGAGGGTACGGTGACCGCCATTTCTGGTGCTACCGGTTCGAAATATTCGCTGGTACCAACAGACAATTCGGCTGGAAACTTTGTCAAGATTCAGCAGCGTGTGCCTGTAAGAATCGATTTCAACAACCTCAGCAAAGAGGATAATGAGCATCTTGCTGCCGGCATGATGGTGGTTGTCAAGGCTGAGAGAAAGTAA
- a CDS encoding MFS transporter, translated as MEEEYKNYPFYDWVPKPLGIIFMIILFVPMITMSGVYSANSGEMMSGLGIQSEYIAFAGFCTSIGMAAFSPFFYDLVCIRREKMMCIVGFSILFILSFVCAQTDSLFILGLCSLLMGFVRQTLLMAHLFVLIRYGFGIEATRNITPGCEPTTEEAWDAVDSEKMVSQPVIYLFFMIIGQLGTWLTAWLAYAYEWQYVYHFMMAFMLAGIIIVFFTMPYHEYPMPKFPITMSKFGNVTVFSIMLCSFAYVMVFGKTLDWFDDPTIRFSSVVCLIFTALFIYLEKTRRSPYFIMEVFQLRVINYGILLFFLLMVCNSSAMFVNVFTNVSMKIDNWQNATLGNWVMVGYTVGLIFAVIARAKNVHLKWMYCLGFLFIGAYALYMYFEVQNDGMYERMKWPIIIRSTGMMLLYSLISTIANQRMPYRFMSTWVCIMLTVRMVIAPCIGSALYTNVLQHRQQYYVTRFAQDYDRTSIETAKTYDQTVRGMQYQGKSVTEAQNMAAMSTKGKVQVQATLVSIKEMAGWTFYGCLLCAGLMLVLPWRKRNIGELTREYLLKNVDVKSLGRR; from the coding sequence ATGGAAGAAGAATATAAGAATTATCCGTTTTATGATTGGGTACCCAAACCGCTCGGCATCATCTTCATGATCATCCTCTTCGTGCCGATGATTACGATGAGTGGTGTCTATTCTGCCAACAGCGGCGAGATGATGAGCGGGCTCGGCATCCAGTCGGAATACATCGCCTTTGCGGGCTTCTGCACCTCAATAGGAATGGCGGCTTTCTCGCCGTTCTTCTATGATCTGGTGTGCATCCGTAGAGAGAAGATGATGTGTATCGTGGGCTTCTCCATTCTCTTTATCCTCAGTTTCGTGTGTGCCCAGACCGACTCGCTGTTCATACTCGGACTGTGCAGTCTGCTGATGGGTTTTGTCCGTCAGACGCTGCTGATGGCGCATCTCTTCGTGCTCATCAGATATGGTTTCGGAATAGAGGCTACGAGGAATATCACGCCGGGATGTGAGCCTACTACCGAGGAAGCATGGGATGCGGTAGATTCGGAGAAGATGGTTTCGCAGCCGGTCATCTATCTCTTCTTCATGATTATCGGACAGTTGGGAACCTGGCTAACGGCATGGCTTGCCTATGCCTATGAGTGGCAGTATGTTTATCATTTCATGATGGCATTCATGCTGGCAGGCATCATCATCGTGTTCTTCACCATGCCTTATCATGAGTATCCGATGCCTAAGTTCCCGATAACGATGTCGAAGTTTGGCAATGTTACGGTGTTCAGTATCATGCTCTGTTCGTTTGCTTATGTCATGGTTTTCGGCAAGACGCTCGACTGGTTTGATGATCCTACCATCCGTTTCTCTTCGGTGGTCTGTCTTATCTTTACCGCTCTGTTCATCTATCTGGAGAAGACGAGGCGTTCACCTTATTTCATCATGGAGGTGTTCCAGCTCAGGGTCATCAACTACGGTATCCTGCTCTTCTTCCTGCTGATGGTCTGCAATTCGAGTGCCATGTTTGTCAATGTGTTCACCAATGTGAGCATGAAGATAGACAACTGGCAGAACGCCACCTTGGGCAACTGGGTGATGGTGGGCTATACCGTGGGACTGATATTTGCCGTCATCGCCAGAGCCAAGAATGTTCACCTGAAGTGGATGTACTGTCTGGGCTTCCTCTTTATCGGAGCCTATGCGCTGTACATGTATTTCGAAGTACAGAACGACGGCATGTATGAGCGTATGAAATGGCCTATCATCATCCGTTCTACGGGAATGATGCTGCTCTATTCGCTCATCTCCACGATAGCCAACCAGCGCATGCCTTACCGCTTCATGTCAACCTGGGTTTGCATCATGCTTACCGTTCGTATGGTCATTGCCCCTTGCATCGGCTCGGCGCTCTATACCAATGTGCTGCAGCACAGACAGCAGTATTATGTAACCCGCTTTGCCCAGGATTACGATCGCACGAGCATCGAGACGGCGAAGACTTACGACCAGACGGTGAGAGGCATGCAATATCAGGGCAAGAGTGTAACCGAGGCGCAGAATATGGCTGCCATGAGTACGAAGGGAAAGGTACAGGTACAGGCCACGCTGGTGAGTATTAAGGAGATGGCAGGCTGGACCTTCTACGGCTGTCTGCTATGTGCCGGACTGATGCTCGTTCTCCCTTGGCGCAAGCGCAATATCGGGGAACTGACGCGTGAGTATCTGCTGAAGAATGTAGATGTGAAATCCCTGGGAAGAAGGTAG
- a CDS encoding helix-turn-helix domain-containing protein — protein sequence MKITDNIIIYEAHEFPQLLMQPFYSDYVGIVICHQGMFRFCVDGTSFVASEGETVFLSKGVMFHVQEAGKNLKYTLLFYRAEQIRHMLGNTVVTMRLYATIYPKPCHVRTTGYEDMLTSYALMLRKLEQEKEKSGELDAYCVHEQKLLLMAVTYRLCSIFSASFKAAGKEMERKIAIFESLVLLIEKNYMRERSVAFYADELCLTPKYLSVLVKSVCGQTVQQLLFKAMIRRSIYLMKNTTKTIQQIANELSFPNASAFGTFFKKHTGLSPKHYRNWEEGNEPPSFK from the coding sequence ATGAAAATAACAGATAATATCATCATATATGAGGCTCATGAGTTTCCTCAGCTGTTGATGCAGCCTTTCTACTCCGACTATGTCGGAATCGTAATCTGTCATCAGGGGATGTTCCGTTTCTGCGTAGACGGAACATCCTTTGTTGCATCTGAGGGTGAAACCGTTTTCCTCTCCAAAGGAGTGATGTTTCATGTGCAGGAAGCGGGCAAGAACCTTAAATATACCCTTCTTTTTTACCGTGCTGAACAGATTCGTCACATGTTGGGCAATACCGTGGTTACCATGCGTCTTTATGCTACGATTTATCCCAAACCCTGTCATGTCAGGACGACGGGTTATGAGGATATGCTCACTTCTTATGCCCTGATGCTGAGGAAGCTGGAGCAGGAAAAAGAGAAGAGTGGTGAACTGGATGCCTATTGTGTGCATGAGCAGAAACTGTTGCTGATGGCTGTTACGTACCGGTTGTGCAGCATCTTCTCGGCATCGTTCAAGGCTGCCGGCAAGGAGATGGAGAGGAAGATAGCCATCTTTGAGTCGCTGGTGCTGCTGATAGAGAAGAATTATATGCGTGAGCGCAGTGTGGCTTTCTATGCAGACGAACTTTGTCTTACACCGAAATATCTGTCGGTACTGGTCAAGTCAGTTTGCGGTCAGACGGTCCAGCAGTTGCTTTTCAAGGCGATGATCCGTCGCAGTATCTATCTGATGAAGAACACCACGAAGACGATACAGCAGATAGCCAATGAACTCAGTTTTCCCAATGCTTCAGCCTTCGGAACCTTCTTCAAGAAACATACCGGTCTGTCGCCTAAGCATTATCGTAATTGGGAAGAGGGGAATGAACCGCCTTCTTTCAAATAA
- the proS gene encoding proline--tRNA ligase, translating into MAKELKNLTKRADNYSQWYNDLVVKADLAELSPVRGCMIIKPYGYAIWEKMQQQLDKMFKQTGVQNAYFPLLIPKSFFSREAEHVAGFAKECAVVTHYRLRSTEDGKEVEVDPNAKLDEELIIRPTSETIIWNTYKNWIHSWRDLPILCNQWCNVMRWEMRTRPFLRTSEFLWQEGHTAHATKEEAEAKAQEMLKVYAEFAENYMGVPVLQGVKSETERFAGALNTYTIEAMMQDGKALQSGTSHFLGQNFAKSFDVTYLNKENKPEYVWATSWGVSTRLMGALIMVHSDDNGLVLPPKLAPIQVVIVPINKGDEQLAQITAKLQPVIDQLRELGITVKYDDNPAKRPGFKFADYELKGVPVRLAMGGRDLENNTIEIMRRDTLEKENVSFDGIVERVKNMLEDIQKNIFEKARAYRDAHVYECDNYEEFKERVKDGGFFLCHWDGTAETEAKIKEETQATIRCVPFAYEQTPGVDMVSGKPAVARVIIARSY; encoded by the coding sequence ATGATTATCAAACCATACGGTTACGCTATCTGGGAGAAGATGCAGCAGCAGCTCGACAAGATGTTTAAGCAGACAGGTGTACAGAACGCATACTTCCCTCTCCTCATCCCGAAGAGTTTCTTCTCTCGTGAGGCTGAGCACGTGGCAGGTTTCGCCAAGGAGTGTGCCGTAGTTACCCACTACCGCCTCCGTTCTACAGAGGATGGCAAAGAGGTTGAGGTTGATCCTAACGCAAAGCTCGATGAGGAGCTCATCATCCGTCCTACTTCTGAGACCATCATCTGGAACACCTATAAGAACTGGATCCATTCATGGCGTGATCTCCCTATCCTCTGCAACCAGTGGTGTAACGTAATGCGTTGGGAGATGCGTACCCGTCCGTTCCTCCGTACTTCTGAGTTCCTCTGGCAGGAGGGTCATACCGCTCATGCCACCAAGGAAGAGGCTGAGGCAAAGGCTCAGGAGATGCTCAAGGTTTACGCAGAGTTTGCAGAGAACTACATGGGCGTTCCTGTATTGCAGGGTGTGAAGAGTGAGACTGAGCGTTTCGCAGGTGCTCTCAACACCTATACCATCGAGGCAATGATGCAGGATGGCAAGGCGCTGCAGAGCGGTACTTCTCACTTCCTGGGTCAGAACTTCGCAAAGAGCTTCGATGTTACCTACTTGAACAAGGAGAACAAGCCTGAGTACGTATGGGCTACTTCATGGGGTGTTTCTACCCGACTGATGGGTGCCCTCATCATGGTTCACAGCGATGACAATGGTCTAGTATTGCCTCCAAAGCTGGCTCCTATCCAGGTGGTTATCGTTCCTATCAACAAGGGCGACGAGCAGTTGGCGCAGATTACTGCTAAGTTGCAGCCTGTCATCGACCAGCTCCGCGAGTTGGGCATCACCGTGAAGTATGATGACAACCCTGCCAAGCGTCCTGGCTTCAAGTTCGCTGACTATGAGTTGAAGGGTGTTCCTGTACGTCTGGCTATGGGTGGCCGTGACTTGGAGAACAACACCATCGAGATTATGCGTCGTGATACCTTGGAGAAGGAGAACGTAAGCTTCGACGGTATCGTTGAGCGCGTAAAGAATATGTTGGAAGACATCCAGAAGAATATCTTCGAGAAGGCTCGTGCTTACCGTGATGCTCACGTTTACGAGTGCGACAACTACGAGGAGTTCAAGGAGCGTGTGAAGGACGGTGGTTTCTTCCTCTGCCATTGGGACGGTACAGCCGAGACCGAGGCTAAGATTAAGGAAGAGACTCAGGCTACCATCCGTTGCGTGCCTTTCGCTTACGAGCAGACTCCAGGTGTAGATATGGTAAGCGGCAAGCCAGCCGTAGCCCGTGTCATCATCGCAAGAAGTTATTAA